A portion of the Bacillus oleivorans genome contains these proteins:
- a CDS encoding PhoH family protein — MSEALKQISIELEGPEEARELFGIEDQHLKIFEEQLGVSIVTRGERVLVSGPEEKIGMLSDALSKLLILIRKGIHIGPRDCIYASQLALDGKSAELLDLYTEEIARNVKGKAIRVKTIGQKQYIQAIKKNDLIFGIGPAGTGKTYLAVVMAVTSLKNGLVKKIILTRPAVEAGESLGFLPGDLKEKVDPYLRPLYDALHDVLGAEHTTRMMERGTIEIAPLAYMRGRTLDDAFVILDEAQNTTAAQMKMFLTRLGFGSKMIITGDQSQVDLPKGVKSGLFIAESILKEVPGIAFVHLEQSDVVRHPLVRKIIDAYEKNNL, encoded by the coding sequence ATGTCAGAAGCTTTAAAACAAATTTCAATTGAACTTGAAGGACCAGAAGAAGCACGAGAGTTATTTGGTATTGAAGATCAGCATCTGAAAATTTTTGAGGAACAATTAGGAGTTTCAATTGTTACTAGAGGCGAAAGAGTTTTAGTGAGCGGGCCAGAAGAAAAGATTGGCATGCTGTCGGATGCCCTATCGAAACTTCTTATTTTAATTAGAAAGGGAATCCATATTGGACCTAGAGATTGCATTTATGCTTCCCAATTAGCTCTCGATGGAAAAAGTGCAGAACTTTTGGATTTATATACAGAAGAAATCGCACGAAATGTTAAAGGAAAAGCCATTAGAGTTAAAACAATTGGACAAAAGCAATATATTCAAGCGATAAAAAAGAACGATCTTATTTTTGGGATTGGGCCAGCTGGAACAGGAAAAACTTATTTAGCTGTTGTAATGGCGGTGACATCCCTCAAAAATGGATTAGTGAAAAAAATAATTTTAACCCGCCCTGCGGTTGAAGCAGGCGAGTCGTTAGGCTTTCTGCCAGGGGACCTTAAAGAAAAGGTAGACCCTTATTTAAGGCCATTATATGATGCTTTACATGATGTGCTTGGGGCAGAGCATACCACTAGAATGATGGAACGAGGAACAATTGAAATAGCACCATTAGCTTATATGAGGGGCCGTACATTAGACGATGCCTTTGTTATATTAGATGAAGCGCAAAATACCACTGCAGCGCAAATGAAAATGTTTTTAACGAGACTTGGATTTGGGTCAAAAATGATTATTACCGGTGATCAATCACAAGTCGATTTGCCAAAAGGAGTTAAATCTGGTCTCTTTATTGCAGAATCGATCTTAAAAGAGGTTCCAGGCATTGCTTTTGTTCATCTGGAGCAATCAGATGTAGTCCGGCACCCATTAGTTCGGAAAATTATTGATGCATATGAAAAAAATAATTTATAA
- a CDS encoding YqzL family protein: MLEFTWKVFSETGNIDTYLLYKELEQQSFPKKEEQEHELAEIDFPMM, from the coding sequence ATGTTAGAATTTACCTGGAAGGTATTTTCTGAAACTGGGAATATTGACACTTATCTTCTTTACAAAGAGTTGGAGCAACAATCCTTTCCTAAAAAGGAGGAGCAGGAACACGAGCTAGCAGAAATAGATTTCCCCATGATGTAG
- the glyS gene encoding glycine--tRNA ligase subunit beta, giving the protein MSNVLIEIGLEEMPAKMVRGAMNQFKEKTENWLKENRIDFAKVVPFSTPRRLAVRIEDVSDSQSDIVEEAKGPAKHIALDNEGTWSKAAIGFSKGQGKSVDDIYFKEVNGVEYCFVKVEQKGLKTAELLPSIQTVITSLTFPKNMKWGSYDFKFVRPIKWILALFGTEVIPFTITDVNTGRLTRGHRFLGEEVEIEQPEEYEQKLLSQYVLVNYDERKEAIRQQLVKLAEAEGWIIPIDEELLEEVTNLVEYPTVLFGQFDPEFLSLPSEVLITSMKEHQRYFPVKDPSGTLLPYFVTVRNGDHRHIEKVAKGNEKVLSARLSDANFFFKEDQKLSIDEWNSKLEKIVYQEQIGTYAEKVKRIVSFSTQLTDKLGLEPEQKEVVLRAAQICKYDLVTHMVYEFPELQGYMGEKYARLKNENEDVAKAIYEHYMPRHSDDSAPRTVAGSIVSITDKIDTIVSCFAIGLIPTGSQDPYGLRRQAWGVVVTLLERNWSFSLKDLVTKAFENVQASGVPIKEKNTVQEVLHFFAQRIKFILQEQGVRYDVVDAVLSEANADVSTLVDRARILNERRENEDFKEIIESLSRVINIAKKAELDQEVDSSLFENEYEKALLEAYTGIKNEWTNLSSEEERFNRLAQLKQTIDPYFDHTMVMSTDEKIKANRLALMKKISDLILQFANVNLLQVKQTL; this is encoded by the coding sequence ATGAGTAATGTGTTAATTGAAATCGGATTAGAAGAAATGCCTGCTAAAATGGTAAGAGGTGCGATGAATCAGTTCAAAGAAAAAACGGAGAACTGGCTGAAGGAAAATCGAATCGACTTTGCAAAAGTAGTTCCTTTTTCAACACCAAGACGTTTAGCAGTCCGGATTGAGGATGTTTCCGATTCACAATCAGATATCGTGGAAGAAGCAAAGGGACCTGCAAAACATATTGCTTTAGACAATGAAGGAACCTGGTCGAAAGCGGCGATTGGATTTTCCAAGGGCCAAGGAAAATCGGTCGATGATATTTATTTTAAAGAAGTAAATGGAGTGGAATATTGTTTTGTAAAAGTTGAGCAAAAAGGATTAAAAACAGCTGAATTGCTTCCGTCAATTCAAACAGTTATCACTTCGTTAACCTTCCCAAAAAATATGAAATGGGGAAGCTATGATTTTAAATTCGTTCGCCCGATTAAGTGGATTCTTGCATTATTTGGGACAGAGGTAATTCCATTTACAATTACCGATGTAAATACTGGGCGATTGACAAGAGGCCACCGTTTTCTTGGGGAAGAAGTAGAAATTGAACAGCCTGAGGAATATGAGCAAAAGCTTTTATCACAATACGTATTAGTCAACTATGATGAGCGGAAGGAAGCTATCAGACAGCAATTAGTAAAACTGGCTGAAGCAGAGGGCTGGATCATACCAATTGATGAGGAACTTTTAGAAGAGGTCACAAATCTTGTCGAGTACCCAACTGTCTTATTTGGCCAATTTGATCCAGAATTTTTATCTCTGCCGTCTGAAGTTCTAATTACTTCTATGAAAGAGCATCAGCGTTACTTTCCTGTAAAGGATCCATCCGGTACCTTACTTCCATATTTCGTAACCGTTCGAAATGGGGATCACCGTCATATTGAGAAGGTAGCAAAAGGAAATGAGAAAGTTCTATCCGCAAGACTTTCAGATGCCAACTTTTTCTTTAAAGAAGATCAAAAGCTCTCAATTGATGAGTGGAATAGCAAATTAGAGAAAATTGTATATCAGGAACAAATTGGGACATATGCTGAAAAGGTAAAACGAATAGTATCTTTTTCAACGCAGCTAACTGATAAGTTAGGACTTGAACCAGAACAGAAGGAAGTGGTCTTAAGAGCAGCCCAAATTTGTAAGTATGATCTAGTTACTCATATGGTATATGAATTTCCAGAGCTGCAAGGCTATATGGGAGAAAAATATGCTCGATTAAAAAATGAGAACGAAGATGTAGCCAAGGCAATTTATGAACACTATATGCCTCGTCATTCAGACGACTCTGCTCCTCGTACTGTAGCAGGTTCTATCGTTAGTATCACTGACAAAATCGATACAATTGTTTCCTGCTTTGCGATAGGGCTTATCCCGACAGGTTCTCAGGATCCATATGGATTAAGACGGCAAGCATGGGGAGTTGTGGTAACTCTTTTAGAAAGAAATTGGTCATTTTCACTTAAGGATCTAGTGACAAAAGCATTTGAAAATGTTCAGGCTAGCGGAGTACCAATAAAAGAGAAAAATACAGTCCAGGAAGTATTGCATTTCTTTGCACAGCGGATCAAATTTATTTTACAGGAACAAGGCGTTCGCTATGACGTTGTGGACGCGGTTCTATCAGAAGCAAACGCGGACGTTTCTACATTGGTTGACAGAGCCCGGATATTAAATGAAAGACGGGAAAACGAGGACTTTAAAGAAATCATTGAAAGCTTATCAAGAGTCATTAATATCGCTAAAAAAGCAGAGCTTGACCAAGAAGTTGATTCATCCCTATTTGAGAATGAGTATGAAAAAGCATTGTTAGAAGCCTATACCGGAATTAAGAATGAGTGGACAAATTTATCCTCCGAAGAGGAACGGTTTAACCGATTAGCCCAATTGAAGCAGACGATTGATCCATATTTTGATCACACGATGGTTATGAGCACAGATGAAAAAATAAAGGCCAATCGCTTAGCTCTTATGAAAAAAATAAGTGATCTCATTCTTCAATTTGCAAATGTTAATTTACTTCAAGTTAAACAGACGTTATAG
- a CDS encoding diacylglycerol kinase, with the protein MVSKDRRFRNRTFLSSFKVAISGILLVSKQEKNFQFHLVCAAIAIIFGCIFSISWIEWFFVCSAIFGVLTFELLNSSIERVVDLVTEDYHDLAKAAKDMASGAVFLFAVYAVIIGMIVFLPKIWSLLLYHEIQLISYTIFENTGVFG; encoded by the coding sequence ATGGTCTCAAAAGATAGAAGGTTTCGAAACAGAACCTTTCTCAGCTCTTTTAAAGTCGCGATTTCTGGAATTCTTTTAGTCAGTAAACAAGAAAAGAATTTTCAGTTTCACCTTGTGTGTGCAGCAATTGCTATTATTTTTGGGTGTATCTTCTCTATTTCTTGGATCGAGTGGTTCTTTGTTTGTTCAGCCATTTTTGGAGTGCTTACGTTTGAACTGCTCAATTCAAGTATTGAGCGTGTGGTTGATTTAGTTACAGAGGATTATCATGATTTAGCAAAAGCGGCCAAGGATATGGCAAGTGGTGCGGTATTCCTCTTTGCCGTATATGCTGTCATTATTGGAATGATTGTATTTCTTCCCAAGATATGGAGCCTCTTGTTATATCACGAAATCCAGCTCATTTCATACACTATATTTGAAAACACGGGTGTATTCGGATAA
- the yqfD gene encoding sporulation protein YqfD yields MKNQWIHFFYGYVTAKVTGKGLERFLNRLSRQGILIWNVRRIDEDTITFQLVLNKLYPLRRAVRKSNLSVHFIDKHGFPFLLKRLFFNSGFLVGFVGFFVLLFLLSNMIWGIQIEGAGPKTEEQISKELDKLGVEVGSLQFLTDSPEEIQRILTNNIPAITWVGVKLDGTVYRLRVVEKNEPERELETGPQHLVATKKGTIVSMYVKKGQPMIVVNDFVRPGQLLVSGVMGTEDKMQYIAAEGQIMAETWYRAEVTVPLKKELAVMTGNEKDKRYIQFGNWDLQIWGFGEPDFKEYEEDTTVHPFQFLRWQLPISYKEIEINEIEKAVHQISESDAVKTGIEIAKKDLLSNLGEEAKIKGENILHKEVQNGKVKLTILFQVIENIAKGQPIIQGD; encoded by the coding sequence GTGAAAAATCAATGGATCCATTTTTTTTACGGATATGTCACAGCAAAAGTTACGGGAAAAGGATTAGAGCGATTTTTAAATCGTCTTTCAAGACAAGGTATCCTGATCTGGAATGTAAGAAGAATAGATGAAGATACAATAACCTTTCAACTGGTACTCAATAAACTATACCCATTAAGACGAGCCGTAAGGAAAAGTAATTTGTCTGTTCATTTTATAGACAAGCATGGTTTCCCTTTTTTATTAAAACGGCTATTTTTTAATAGTGGATTTCTAGTTGGATTTGTAGGTTTTTTTGTTTTGTTATTCCTTTTGTCTAATATGATCTGGGGGATCCAAATTGAAGGAGCCGGACCAAAAACAGAGGAACAAATTTCGAAAGAACTGGACAAGCTGGGGGTTGAGGTTGGGAGCCTTCAATTTTTAACAGACTCGCCAGAAGAAATTCAAAGAATCTTAACTAACAATATTCCTGCAATTACGTGGGTAGGGGTTAAACTGGATGGTACAGTTTACAGACTCAGGGTAGTAGAAAAAAATGAACCTGAACGTGAATTAGAGACAGGTCCGCAACATCTGGTCGCTACAAAAAAAGGAACGATTGTAAGCATGTATGTTAAAAAAGGTCAGCCGATGATTGTTGTAAATGACTTCGTCAGACCAGGACAGCTGCTAGTTTCTGGTGTAATGGGAACAGAGGATAAGATGCAGTATATAGCAGCGGAGGGTCAAATTATGGCTGAGACGTGGTACAGAGCAGAAGTAACAGTTCCGTTAAAAAAGGAACTTGCGGTGATGACTGGGAATGAAAAGGATAAACGTTATATTCAATTTGGCAATTGGGATTTGCAGATTTGGGGGTTTGGAGAACCCGATTTTAAGGAATATGAAGAGGATACGACGGTTCATCCTTTTCAATTTTTACGGTGGCAGCTGCCAATCAGCTATAAAGAGATAGAAATAAACGAGATTGAAAAAGCAGTCCATCAAATAAGTGAAAGTGATGCAGTTAAAACTGGTATTGAAATAGCCAAAAAAGACTTGTTATCAAATTTAGGGGAGGAAGCCAAAATAAAAGGAGAAAACATTTTGCACAAGGAAGTACAGAATGGTAAAGTAAAATTGACTATTCTCTTCCAGGTCATTGAAAACATAGCGAAGGGACAACCGATAATTCAAGGAGACTAA
- a CDS encoding cytidine deaminase, with translation MEIQSLIAEANKARDKAYVPYSKFQVGAALLADDGTVYHGCNIENAAYSMTNCAERTAIFKAYSEGVKQFKALVVVADTKRPVPPCGACRQVISELCPKDMKIYLTNLQGDVAELTVEELLPGAFSPSDLND, from the coding sequence TTGGAAATCCAGTCATTAATTGCAGAAGCAAATAAAGCAAGAGATAAAGCATATGTCCCTTATTCAAAATTTCAGGTAGGTGCAGCGCTTTTAGCGGACGATGGCACCGTCTACCACGGCTGTAATATTGAGAATGCGGCCTACAGTATGACAAATTGTGCTGAAAGAACCGCCATATTTAAAGCCTACTCTGAAGGTGTTAAACAGTTTAAAGCACTAGTTGTTGTGGCAGACACGAAAAGACCGGTTCCTCCATGCGGTGCGTGCCGTCAAGTTATCTCTGAACTATGCCCAAAAGATATGAAAATTTATTTAACAAACCTCCAAGGTGATGTAGCTGAACTAACGGTTGAAGAGCTGCTGCCAGGAGCATTTTCTCCGAGTGATTTAAATGACTGA
- the glyQ gene encoding glycine--tRNA ligase subunit alpha translates to MNFQDMIITLQKHWSGQGCILMQAYDVEKGAGTMSPYTFLRAVGPEPWNVAYVEPSRRPADGRYGENPNRLYQHHQFQVIMKPSPDNIQEIYLESLKALGIDPLEHDIRFVEDNWENPSLGCAGLGWEVWLDGMEITQFTYFQQVGGLECSPVSVEITYGLERLASYIQEKDNVFELEWTDGFTYRDIFGQPEYEHSKYTFETSNQDMLFSLFETFEQEAHKQMEEGLVHPAYDYILKCSHVFNLLDARGAISVTERTGYIGRMRHLARKVAKTYFEEREKLGFPILKNQEVDSK, encoded by the coding sequence ATGAATTTTCAAGACATGATTATTACGCTTCAGAAGCATTGGTCCGGGCAAGGATGTATTTTAATGCAAGCTTATGATGTAGAAAAAGGTGCTGGCACGATGAGTCCTTATACCTTCTTACGGGCTGTAGGTCCAGAACCATGGAATGTTGCTTATGTAGAACCTTCCAGACGACCGGCAGACGGCCGCTACGGGGAGAACCCGAATCGGCTATACCAGCATCATCAGTTTCAAGTGATTATGAAGCCTTCACCAGATAATATTCAAGAAATCTACTTAGAGTCCTTAAAAGCATTAGGGATTGATCCGTTAGAACATGATATTCGTTTCGTAGAAGATAACTGGGAAAACCCATCACTTGGTTGTGCTGGACTCGGTTGGGAGGTATGGCTTGATGGGATGGAAATTACCCAATTCACCTACTTCCAGCAGGTAGGGGGGTTAGAATGCAGTCCTGTGTCAGTGGAAATTACCTATGGTCTTGAACGGTTAGCCTCCTATATTCAAGAGAAGGATAATGTGTTTGAACTGGAATGGACCGATGGTTTCACCTATCGGGATATCTTTGGCCAGCCAGAATATGAGCATTCAAAATATACCTTTGAAACATCTAATCAAGACATGTTATTTTCTCTGTTCGAAACCTTTGAACAAGAAGCTCACAAGCAAATGGAAGAGGGACTGGTGCACCCTGCTTATGACTATATTTTAAAGTGCTCTCACGTGTTTAACCTTTTAGATGCACGAGGAGCGATTTCAGTTACAGAACGTACAGGTTATATAGGCAGAATGAGACATCTTGCCCGTAAAGTAGCGAAAACCTATTTTGAAGAGAGAGAAAAGCTAGGATTCCCAATCCTAAAGAATCAGGAGGTGGATAGTAAATGA
- the ybeY gene encoding rRNA maturation RNase YbeY: MNVEIDFLDETNSVTEKEEKLIRDLITIGLKKEQVEEDCEISITFVSNDKIQEINREYRGKDKPTDVISFALEEGDEEEIIMGAPETRVLGDIIISIEKTKEQAEEYGHSFERELGFLAVHGLLHLLGYDHGTEQEEKEMFSKQESILEEYGLKR; this comes from the coding sequence ATGAATGTAGAAATTGATTTCTTAGACGAGACTAACTCTGTAACAGAGAAAGAAGAAAAACTGATAAGAGATTTAATAACTATTGGATTAAAAAAAGAGCAAGTAGAGGAAGATTGTGAAATCTCGATTACGTTTGTTTCTAATGATAAAATCCAAGAAATTAATAGAGAGTATAGAGGAAAGGATAAGCCAACCGATGTAATTTCATTTGCGCTTGAAGAAGGAGATGAGGAAGAGATCATCATGGGCGCCCCCGAAACAAGAGTATTAGGGGATATCATTATTTCGATAGAAAAAACGAAGGAACAGGCAGAAGAATACGGACATTCCTTTGAAAGAGAATTAGGCTTCTTAGCGGTCCACGGTTTACTTCATCTTCTTGGGTATGACCATGGTACTGAACAAGAAGAAAAGGAAATGTTTTCAAAACAAGAAAGCATATTGGAAGAGTATGGTCTCAAAAGATAG
- a CDS encoding HD family phosphohydrolase, with the protein MDRLQEFFAKIKHSLGNTLVRALLFILLGIVLYAVMFSNVKPEQLDVSLFQTAPQTIRAPIQVEDKELTEKRKEEARSQVQDVYDLKTEYSENQVNLIRSIFELAEEVNAEIAKEMKEAAETAEEKQDTEGTSSGDTSAEQPKVEEPTLEEKIERYREKLSGDVSSELNDSVLGALLQATPTQLNNTKDLTITAVNHVMSNRIPANQVENAKREVEEQLKYAPLSPPLKDAAIALGRYGVIQNEIFSLEKTEELKKQAVEGVEPVKILQGEVIIEEGEMITAEVYRQLELVGLLNNEDQIRPFIGLGALVIILVGGLSLFFRESHSDGKHSELLIYSLIFIISLIFMKLVSLLQPINSQNIGYIFPAAMSSMLIKILIHDRLAIINTILLAIVSTIIFNRDVSGAINFDIGVYILLSGIAGMLFLTGHNQRSRILRSGLLVSLLNMVVILSFYLIKNSPFPSLDFSYDALMGIASGVTASVFTIGLLPFFEAGFNILSGMKLIELSNPNHPLIKKILTEAPGTYHHSVMVANLAESACESIGANGLLARVACYYHDIGKTNRPKFFIENQMNIENPHNQISPIASKNIIISHVTDGVKMLKKAKLPKEIIDIAEQHHGTTLLKFFYHKAVESGADVKEEEFRYPGPRPSSKEAAVINIADSVEAAVRSKNNPTPEEIKEIVNGIIRDRLQDGQLNDCNITLKELDTVAHALCETLNGIFHSRIEYPDMKKLQKGENK; encoded by the coding sequence GTGGATCGTTTACAAGAATTTTTTGCAAAAATCAAACACTCGCTTGGAAATACACTTGTCCGTGCCCTGTTATTTATCCTGCTCGGTATTGTCCTATACGCTGTTATGTTTAGCAATGTAAAACCTGAACAGCTTGACGTTTCTCTTTTTCAGACGGCTCCGCAGACGATCAGGGCACCCATACAGGTTGAAGATAAAGAGCTTACTGAAAAAAGAAAGGAAGAAGCTCGGTCACAAGTACAGGATGTATATGACTTAAAAACAGAGTACTCTGAAAACCAGGTTAATTTAATTAGAAGTATTTTTGAACTCGCTGAAGAAGTGAATGCAGAAATTGCCAAGGAAATGAAAGAGGCGGCTGAAACAGCAGAAGAAAAACAAGATACAGAAGGGACATCCTCTGGAGATACGAGTGCAGAACAGCCCAAAGTTGAAGAACCAACATTAGAAGAAAAAATAGAGCGGTATCGCGAAAAACTATCTGGCGATGTTTCTTCAGAACTTAATGATAGTGTTTTAGGCGCCTTGCTCCAGGCAACGCCAACTCAATTAAACAATACAAAAGACTTAACAATTACAGCTGTTAATCATGTAATGAGCAATCGGATTCCTGCGAATCAGGTAGAAAATGCAAAAAGAGAGGTAGAAGAGCAGCTTAAGTATGCGCCGCTGTCTCCGCCTTTAAAAGATGCTGCGATAGCACTTGGGCGCTATGGCGTGATTCAAAATGAAATTTTTAGTTTAGAAAAAACGGAAGAGCTAAAAAAACAAGCAGTCGAAGGTGTAGAACCTGTCAAAATTCTACAGGGTGAAGTAATCATTGAAGAAGGTGAGATGATTACTGCAGAAGTATACCGTCAGCTGGAGCTTGTCGGATTGCTGAACAATGAGGACCAAATTAGACCATTTATTGGGCTAGGTGCCCTAGTCATTATCTTGGTTGGAGGCTTAAGCTTATTTTTTAGAGAAAGCCATTCAGATGGAAAACACTCAGAACTGCTAATTTACAGTTTGATCTTTATCATCTCGCTTATATTTATGAAGCTTGTCAGCTTATTACAGCCAATTAATTCACAAAATATCGGTTACATATTTCCTGCTGCGATGAGCAGCATGCTTATCAAGATTTTAATTCATGACCGCTTAGCCATCATCAATACGATTTTACTCGCGATCGTTTCGACGATTATTTTTAATCGTGATGTTTCAGGTGCGATTAATTTTGATATCGGTGTCTATATATTGTTAAGCGGAATAGCCGGTATGTTATTTTTAACCGGCCACAATCAGCGTTCTAGAATTTTACGGTCTGGTTTATTAGTATCTTTATTAAATATGGTGGTCATTCTAAGCTTTTATCTTATTAAAAACAGTCCTTTTCCAAGCCTGGATTTTAGCTATGACGCGCTCATGGGGATTGCATCCGGTGTAACGGCATCCGTTTTTACAATTGGATTGCTGCCGTTTTTTGAAGCGGGTTTTAATATTTTATCGGGAATGAAGCTCATTGAACTATCTAACCCGAACCACCCATTAATAAAAAAAATATTAACAGAAGCACCTGGTACGTACCATCATAGTGTAATGGTTGCGAATCTTGCTGAATCAGCTTGTGAATCAATTGGGGCGAATGGTCTGTTAGCACGGGTTGCATGCTATTACCATGACATCGGAAAAACAAATCGGCCAAAATTCTTTATTGAGAATCAAATGAATATTGAGAATCCGCATAATCAAATTTCTCCAATTGCCAGCAAAAACATTATTATCTCCCATGTAACAGATGGAGTAAAGATGTTAAAAAAGGCAAAGCTACCTAAGGAAATCATTGATATTGCGGAACAGCATCACGGGACCACCTTGCTCAAATTTTTCTATCACAAAGCAGTAGAGAGCGGAGCAGATGTAAAAGAAGAAGAGTTCCGTTATCCGGGTCCGCGTCCTTCGTCTAAAGAAGCGGCTGTTATAAATATTGCAGATAGCGTTGAAGCCGCTGTCCGGTCTAAAAATAATCCAACTCCAGAAGAAATTAAGGAGATAGTGAACGGTATTATTCGGGACCGGCTTCAGGATGGCCAGTTAAATGATTGTAATATTACCCTAAAGGAACTTGATACTGTAGCACACGCATTATGTGAAACGTTAAATGGAATCTTTCATTCACGGATAGAGTATCCAGATATGAAAAAATTACAAAAGGGTGAAAATAAATGA
- the era gene encoding GTPase Era: MTEGYKSGFISIIGRPNVGKSTLLNRIIGQKIAIMSDKPQTTRNKVQGVLTLNDAQMIFIDTPGIHVPKHKLGDFMMKVATNALKEVDLVLFMVNAKEGFGKGEQMILEKLQGINTPVFLVVNKIDQVHPDELLTFIEGYQKRYDFAEIVPVSAIEGQNVERLLDVIKVTLPEGPQYYPADQVTDHPERFIISELIREKALHLTREEVPHSLAVTIDKISKDPDKDLIHVMATIVVERDSQKGIIIGKRGSMLKEIGQRARVDIENLLGSKVFLELWAKVQKDWRNKALHLRDFGFREDEY, encoded by the coding sequence ATGACTGAAGGATATAAATCAGGTTTTATTTCTATTATTGGGAGACCCAATGTTGGAAAATCAACATTGTTAAACCGAATTATTGGGCAAAAGATAGCGATTATGAGTGATAAGCCACAAACAACCCGTAATAAAGTACAAGGTGTTTTGACATTAAATGATGCACAAATGATATTTATTGATACTCCAGGGATTCATGTTCCGAAACATAAGCTTGGAGATTTTATGATGAAAGTTGCAACGAACGCATTAAAAGAAGTAGATTTAGTTCTTTTCATGGTTAATGCAAAAGAGGGGTTCGGGAAAGGCGAACAAATGATTCTAGAAAAATTACAGGGTATTAATACGCCCGTTTTTCTAGTGGTCAATAAAATAGATCAGGTTCATCCAGATGAACTCTTAACCTTTATTGAAGGCTATCAGAAACGGTATGATTTTGCTGAGATTGTACCTGTTTCAGCTATAGAGGGCCAGAATGTCGAACGACTTCTTGACGTCATTAAAGTTACTCTTCCTGAAGGGCCGCAATATTACCCCGCCGATCAGGTGACCGATCATCCTGAGCGTTTTATTATTTCAGAATTAATAAGAGAAAAGGCACTTCATTTGACACGTGAAGAAGTTCCCCATTCTCTTGCCGTTACAATCGATAAAATTTCTAAAGATCCAGATAAGGATTTGATTCATGTAATGGCTACCATCGTCGTCGAAAGAGATTCGCAAAAGGGGATTATTATCGGAAAACGGGGATCCATGCTGAAGGAAATTGGACAAAGGGCCAGAGTTGATATTGAAAACCTTTTAGGCTCAAAAGTATTTTTAGAGCTTTGGGCAAAAGTACAAAAAGATTGGCGAAATAAAGCGCTTCACTTAAGAGATTTTGGATTTAGGGAAGACGAGTACTAA
- the recO gene encoding DNA repair protein RecO: MFNKGEGIVLKTTDYGETNKIVTLLTKNWGKIGVMARGAKKPNSKLSSCSQIFTIGSYLFQLNRGLGMLHQGETIQSMRGLREDIYLTAFAAYIVELAEKGTDERKPIPKLYEQLALSLQYLQEAYDPDIIKTIFEIKMLPILGLKPVFHECVHCKAKEGIFSFSVRENGFLCHRCFEIDPYRIPISPSTTRLLSQFARINLEQIGSIQVKDQTKKELDVVMEQYYDTYSGLFLKSKGVLKQIKQVWKPAQD, translated from the coding sequence ATGTTTAATAAGGGAGAAGGAATTGTTTTAAAGACAACCGACTATGGAGAAACGAATAAGATTGTAACCCTCCTCACGAAAAATTGGGGAAAAATCGGTGTAATGGCGAGGGGTGCTAAAAAACCGAATAGTAAGCTTTCAAGCTGTTCGCAAATATTTACGATTGGCTCTTATTTATTTCAGCTCAATCGCGGGTTAGGAATGCTTCATCAAGGCGAAACGATTCAATCTATGAGGGGCTTGCGGGAAGATATTTACCTGACTGCATTTGCCGCCTACATTGTCGAATTAGCTGAGAAGGGCACAGATGAGAGAAAACCGATTCCAAAACTGTATGAACAGCTTGCTCTGTCATTACAGTATTTACAGGAGGCGTATGATCCTGATATTATTAAAACTATTTTTGAAATAAAAATGCTGCCGATCTTAGGATTAAAACCTGTCTTTCATGAGTGTGTTCATTGTAAAGCTAAGGAGGGAATATTCTCATTTTCTGTGAGGGAGAATGGTTTTCTCTGTCATCGCTGTTTTGAGATAGATCCTTATCGGATTCCGATTTCACCTTCGACCACAAGGCTTTTAAGCCAATTTGCAAGAATTAACCTTGAGCAAATTGGCTCGATTCAAGTAAAGGACCAGACGAAAAAGGAATTAGATGTAGTGATGGAACAATACTATGATACGTATTCGGGGCTATTTCTCAAGAGTAAAGGGGTTTTAAAACAAATTAAGCAAGTATGGAAGCCAGCTCAGGACTAG